One genomic window of Pungitius pungitius chromosome 11, fPunPun2.1, whole genome shotgun sequence includes the following:
- the brd2b gene encoding bromodomain-containing protein 2b isoform X1, translating to MEAAVNLHHDSSLVGLSSGEMDQHSGSGKRIRKPSLLYEDFESPSLAHTMPQGPPVPPQPPVKDASRPGRMTNQLQFLQRTLMKYLWRHQFAWPFREPVDAYRLSLPDYHKIIKQPMDMGTIKKRLENGFYRSASECIQDFNTMFTNCYIYNKPTDDIVLMAQPLEKIFLQKVAQMPQDEVELPPPAPRSKNSRGRGRKSSSRAQQVPAVSQSAYSPSSSDTGESMLANSPQTVLTKSLPPANIMGLPPTQPTTKKKGVKRKADTTTPSTMGLTVGMSGPTHMVGLGKGGHGGQVHDTSMHTISSMGSMGLETPPGMGLVRSAGGPVLLQPMMAGGGRRVGSGRPIKPPKKDLPDSVHAQPSKKGKLSPQLRYCSGLLKDMLSKKHAAYAWPFYTPVDAAALGLHDYHDIIKCPMDLSNIKRKMDGREYRDAQQFASDVRVMFSNCYKYNPPDHDVVGMARKLQDVFEFRFAKMPDEPRADHTAASLGGHPAPTTTTSSSSSSSSSSSSSSSSPTSDSEPSSESEESESSPNSDSEEERAHRLAELQDQVCTQLRAMHEQLAALSQGPIIKAKKKKDKKEKKDKKEKEKKKKKKKLEKRSRAVRSRADSEEWKMPGKVPKSKSARANVPPPKKSQGKKSNKNVKATKKPFYPPPPTSMLPHYDSEEEEEIVPMSYDEKRQLSLDINKLPGEKLGRVVHIIQSREPSLRDTNPEEIEIDFEMLKPSTLKELERYVMTCLRKKPRKPYGGEAAAGTKGGVGKSKEELALEKRMELERRLQDVSGQLNSVKKPGKPKAEKPSAAETHTQPSHLSGSSSSSDSSSSSSSSSSSSSSSDTSDSDSG from the exons GCCACAGCCGCCGGTGAAGGACGCCAGCCGGCCGGGCCGCATGACCAACCAGCTCCAGTTTCTCCAGAGGACCCTGATGAAGTACCTGTGGAGGCATCAGTTTGCCTGGCCCTTCCGCGAGCCGGTAGATGCCTACAGGCTGAGTCTACCG GATTACCATAAAATTATCAAGCAACCCATGGACATGGGGACCATCAAAAAGCGCCTGGAGAACGGCTTCTACCGCAGTGCAAGCGAGTGCATACAGGACTTCAACACTATGTTCACCAACTGCTACATCTACAACAAG CCAACAGATGACATTGTGCTGATGGCTCAGCCCTTGGAGAAGATCTTTCTCCAAAAAGTGGCTCAGATGCCCCAGGATGAAGTGGAGCTGCCTCCTCCAGCCCCGCGAAGCAAGaacagcagaggaagaggacgcaAATCTAGCT CGAGGGCTCAGCAGGTGCCGGCAGTGTCCCAGTCGGCCTACTCCCCGTCTTCCTCGGACACCGGGGAGTCCATGCTGGCCAACTCTCCCCAGACGGTGCTGACCAAAAGCCTGCCCCCGGCCAACATCATGGGCCTGCCTCCCACTCAGCCCACGACCAAG AAAAAAGGTGTCAAACGTAAAGCAgacaccaccaccccctccaccaTGGGCTTGACTGTTGGCATGTCGGGACCAACGCACATGGTGGGCTTGGGGAAAGGAGGTCACGGGGGCCAGGTCCACGACACCTCCATGCACACCATCTCCTCCATGGGGAGCATGGGCTTGGAGACCCCCCCCGGGATGGGCCTGGTCAGGAGCGCCGGAGGTCCCGTCCTGCTCCAGCCAATGATGGCGGGCGGCGGGCGCCGAGTGGGCAGCGGACGCCCCATCAAGCCCCCCAAGAAGGACCTGCCTGACTCCGTCCACGCTCAGCCCTCCAAGAAGGGCAAGCTGAGCCCCCAGCTGCGCTACTGCAGCGGCCTGCTGAAGGACATGTTGTCGAAGAAGCACGCCGCGTACGCCTGGCCGTTCTACACCCCCGTGGACGCGGCGGCGCTGGGGCTCCACGACtatcatgacatcatcaagtgCCCCATGGACCTCAGCAACATCAAG AGGAAGATGGACGGCCGTGAGTACAGGGACGCGCAACAGTTCGCCAGCGACGTCCGAGTCATGTTCTCCAACTGCTACAAGTACAACCCGCCGGACCACGACGTCGTGGGCATGGCGCGAAAGCTGCAG GATGTGTTCGAGTTCCGCTTCGCCAAGATGCCGGACGAGCCGCGCGCCGATCACACCGCCGCGTCCCTGGGTGGCCACCCGGCgccgacgacgacgacgtcgtcctcctcctcgtcctcttcgtcctcctcgtcctcctcctcgtcgcccACCTCCGACAGCGAGCCCAGCAGCGAGAGCGAGGAGAGCGAGAGCAGCCCCAACtcggacagcgaggaggagcgaGCGCATCGCCTGGCGGAGTTACAGGACCAGGTGTGCACACAA CTCAGAGCCATGCACGAGCAGCTGGCGGCCCTCTCCCAAGGCCCCATCATCaaggccaagaagaagaaggacaagaaggagaagaaggacaagaaggagaaggagaagaagaagaagaagaagaagctggagaagcGAAGTCGGGCCGTCCGGAGCAGAGCCGACTCCGAGGAATGGAAGATGCCCGGCAAGGTCCCGAAGAGCAAGTCCGCCAGAgcaaatgtgcccccccccaagaaGAGCCAGGGGAAGAAGAGTAACAAGAATGTCAA GGCCACAAAGAAGCCGTTCTACCCGCCTCCGCCCACCTCCATGCTGCCGCACTACgactcggaggaggaggaggagatcgtGCCCATGTCGTACGACGAGAAGCGCCAGCTGAGCCTCGACATCAACAAGCTGCCGGGGGAGAAGCTGGGCCGCGTGGTCCACATCATCCAGTCGCGGGAGCCGTCGCTCAGGGACACCAACCCTGAGGAGATCGAGATCGACTTCGAGATGCTCAAGCCGTCGACTCTGAAGGAGCTGGAGCGCTACGTCATGACCTGTCTGAGGAAGAAGCCCCGCAAGCCGTACGGCGGAGAAG CCGCAGCCGGGACGAAAGGCGGCGTCGGCAAGTCTAAAGAGGAGCTGGCTCTGGAGAAGAGgatggagctggagaggaggctGCAGGACGTCAGCGGGCAGCTCAACTCCGTCAAGAAACCCGGCAAACCCAAAG CGGAGAAGCCCAGCGCCGCAGAGACCCACACGCAGCCCTCGCACCTCAgcggcagcagctccagctccgactcctcttcctcctcctcctcctcctcctcctcctcctcgtcctccgacACCAGCGATTCGGACTCTGGCTGA
- the brd2b gene encoding bromodomain-containing protein 2b isoform X2, with protein sequence MEAAVNLHHDSSLVGLSSGEMDQHSGSGKRIRKPSLLYEDFESPSLAHTMPQGPPVPPQPPVKDASRPGRMTNQLQFLQRTLMKYLWRHQFAWPFREPVDAYRLSLPDYHKIIKQPMDMGTIKKRLENGFYRSASECIQDFNTMFTNCYIYNKPTDDIVLMAQPLEKIFLQKVAQMPQDEVELPPPAPRSKNSRGRGRKSSSRAQQVPAVSQSAYSPSSSDTGESMLANSPQTVLTKSLPPANIMGLPPTQPTTKKKGVKRKADTTTPSTMGLTVGMSGPTHMVGLGKGGHGGQVHDTSMHTISSMGSMGLETPPGMGLVRSAGGPVLLQPMMAGGGRRVGSGRPIKPPKKDLPDSVHAQPSKKGKLSPQLRYCSGLLKDMLSKKHAAYAWPFYTPVDAAALGLHDYHDIIKCPMDLSNIKRKMDGREYRDAQQFASDVRVMFSNCYKYNPPDHDVVGMARKLQDVFEFRFAKMPDEPRADHTAASLGGHPAPTTTTSSSSSSSSSSSSSSSSPTSDSEPSSESEESESSPNSDSEEERAHRLAELQDQLRAMHEQLAALSQGPIIKAKKKKDKKEKKDKKEKEKKKKKKKLEKRSRAVRSRADSEEWKMPGKVPKSKSARANVPPPKKSQGKKSNKNVKATKKPFYPPPPTSMLPHYDSEEEEEIVPMSYDEKRQLSLDINKLPGEKLGRVVHIIQSREPSLRDTNPEEIEIDFEMLKPSTLKELERYVMTCLRKKPRKPYGGEAAAGTKGGVGKSKEELALEKRMELERRLQDVSGQLNSVKKPGKPKAEKPSAAETHTQPSHLSGSSSSSDSSSSSSSSSSSSSSSDTSDSDSG encoded by the exons GCCACAGCCGCCGGTGAAGGACGCCAGCCGGCCGGGCCGCATGACCAACCAGCTCCAGTTTCTCCAGAGGACCCTGATGAAGTACCTGTGGAGGCATCAGTTTGCCTGGCCCTTCCGCGAGCCGGTAGATGCCTACAGGCTGAGTCTACCG GATTACCATAAAATTATCAAGCAACCCATGGACATGGGGACCATCAAAAAGCGCCTGGAGAACGGCTTCTACCGCAGTGCAAGCGAGTGCATACAGGACTTCAACACTATGTTCACCAACTGCTACATCTACAACAAG CCAACAGATGACATTGTGCTGATGGCTCAGCCCTTGGAGAAGATCTTTCTCCAAAAAGTGGCTCAGATGCCCCAGGATGAAGTGGAGCTGCCTCCTCCAGCCCCGCGAAGCAAGaacagcagaggaagaggacgcaAATCTAGCT CGAGGGCTCAGCAGGTGCCGGCAGTGTCCCAGTCGGCCTACTCCCCGTCTTCCTCGGACACCGGGGAGTCCATGCTGGCCAACTCTCCCCAGACGGTGCTGACCAAAAGCCTGCCCCCGGCCAACATCATGGGCCTGCCTCCCACTCAGCCCACGACCAAG AAAAAAGGTGTCAAACGTAAAGCAgacaccaccaccccctccaccaTGGGCTTGACTGTTGGCATGTCGGGACCAACGCACATGGTGGGCTTGGGGAAAGGAGGTCACGGGGGCCAGGTCCACGACACCTCCATGCACACCATCTCCTCCATGGGGAGCATGGGCTTGGAGACCCCCCCCGGGATGGGCCTGGTCAGGAGCGCCGGAGGTCCCGTCCTGCTCCAGCCAATGATGGCGGGCGGCGGGCGCCGAGTGGGCAGCGGACGCCCCATCAAGCCCCCCAAGAAGGACCTGCCTGACTCCGTCCACGCTCAGCCCTCCAAGAAGGGCAAGCTGAGCCCCCAGCTGCGCTACTGCAGCGGCCTGCTGAAGGACATGTTGTCGAAGAAGCACGCCGCGTACGCCTGGCCGTTCTACACCCCCGTGGACGCGGCGGCGCTGGGGCTCCACGACtatcatgacatcatcaagtgCCCCATGGACCTCAGCAACATCAAG AGGAAGATGGACGGCCGTGAGTACAGGGACGCGCAACAGTTCGCCAGCGACGTCCGAGTCATGTTCTCCAACTGCTACAAGTACAACCCGCCGGACCACGACGTCGTGGGCATGGCGCGAAAGCTGCAG GATGTGTTCGAGTTCCGCTTCGCCAAGATGCCGGACGAGCCGCGCGCCGATCACACCGCCGCGTCCCTGGGTGGCCACCCGGCgccgacgacgacgacgtcgtcctcctcctcgtcctcttcgtcctcctcgtcctcctcctcgtcgcccACCTCCGACAGCGAGCCCAGCAGCGAGAGCGAGGAGAGCGAGAGCAGCCCCAACtcggacagcgaggaggagcgaGCGCATCGCCTGGCGGAGTTACAGGACCAG CTCAGAGCCATGCACGAGCAGCTGGCGGCCCTCTCCCAAGGCCCCATCATCaaggccaagaagaagaaggacaagaaggagaagaaggacaagaaggagaaggagaagaagaagaagaagaagaagctggagaagcGAAGTCGGGCCGTCCGGAGCAGAGCCGACTCCGAGGAATGGAAGATGCCCGGCAAGGTCCCGAAGAGCAAGTCCGCCAGAgcaaatgtgcccccccccaagaaGAGCCAGGGGAAGAAGAGTAACAAGAATGTCAA GGCCACAAAGAAGCCGTTCTACCCGCCTCCGCCCACCTCCATGCTGCCGCACTACgactcggaggaggaggaggagatcgtGCCCATGTCGTACGACGAGAAGCGCCAGCTGAGCCTCGACATCAACAAGCTGCCGGGGGAGAAGCTGGGCCGCGTGGTCCACATCATCCAGTCGCGGGAGCCGTCGCTCAGGGACACCAACCCTGAGGAGATCGAGATCGACTTCGAGATGCTCAAGCCGTCGACTCTGAAGGAGCTGGAGCGCTACGTCATGACCTGTCTGAGGAAGAAGCCCCGCAAGCCGTACGGCGGAGAAG CCGCAGCCGGGACGAAAGGCGGCGTCGGCAAGTCTAAAGAGGAGCTGGCTCTGGAGAAGAGgatggagctggagaggaggctGCAGGACGTCAGCGGGCAGCTCAACTCCGTCAAGAAACCCGGCAAACCCAAAG CGGAGAAGCCCAGCGCCGCAGAGACCCACACGCAGCCCTCGCACCTCAgcggcagcagctccagctccgactcctcttcctcctcctcctcctcctcctcctcctcctcgtcctccgacACCAGCGATTCGGACTCTGGCTGA